From a region of the Aeoliella mucimassa genome:
- a CDS encoding AraC family transcriptional regulator, protein MERQAPFRVAVLVDTSSAWGRRLNQGILLYAERNGPWNIWVEPRGGSETLRIPEGWSGHGIIARVSSPAMARHLQQQNLPVVNVSGIRVREATFPKVSIDNDAFAQLAVEHFLDRGVRHIAYVGLHARPYSVDRQEALARACEAAGCDFLVYHQVPDQSGRRWLRARERLGSWIEGLPKPVGILAWAVRRGGDVIEEAMHRGFRVPDDVAVLGDDDELLCNSVHPPLSGVVLPSEQIGLKAAAMIHALMEGRPLDERVITVAPTAIEPRASTDVLAIDDTEVASAVRIIRNRASNPLSVQEIADTLAISRRSLERRFQQSLHRTMGDEISRVHLERAKLLLATTDMPIPAVADASGYGSPEYFARVMKRDTGLTPRQYRGQHQGR, encoded by the coding sequence ATGGAAAGACAGGCCCCTTTTCGTGTAGCGGTACTGGTCGACACCTCTTCGGCTTGGGGAAGAAGGCTCAACCAAGGCATCCTGCTATACGCTGAACGCAATGGCCCCTGGAACATCTGGGTAGAACCGCGCGGCGGTAGTGAGACGCTTCGCATTCCTGAAGGCTGGAGCGGCCATGGCATCATCGCCCGGGTCTCCTCGCCAGCCATGGCTCGTCACCTGCAGCAACAAAACTTGCCGGTGGTTAACGTGTCGGGCATTCGCGTTCGTGAAGCGACCTTTCCGAAAGTAAGTATCGACAACGATGCCTTTGCCCAACTGGCGGTCGAGCACTTCCTCGATCGAGGTGTTCGGCACATCGCTTACGTCGGCTTGCATGCAAGACCTTACTCGGTGGATCGACAAGAAGCCCTCGCCCGGGCGTGCGAAGCTGCCGGTTGCGACTTTCTGGTGTATCACCAAGTGCCCGACCAAAGTGGGCGACGTTGGCTGCGGGCCAGGGAGCGACTGGGAAGCTGGATTGAGGGTCTTCCCAAACCGGTCGGTATTCTGGCGTGGGCCGTACGACGCGGTGGCGACGTGATTGAAGAAGCAATGCACCGCGGTTTCCGTGTGCCAGACGATGTTGCAGTGCTGGGGGACGACGACGAGTTGCTCTGCAATTCGGTTCACCCTCCGCTCTCCGGTGTGGTTTTGCCTTCCGAGCAAATCGGCTTGAAGGCCGCCGCGATGATTCACGCACTCATGGAAGGACGACCTCTCGACGAGCGCGTGATAACAGTGGCTCCCACAGCGATCGAGCCACGTGCCTCGACCGATGTGCTAGCCATCGACGATACCGAAGTGGCGTCGGCCGTGAGGATCATTCGCAACCGCGCAAGTAACCCCCTCTCGGTGCAAGAAATCGCCGACACGCTGGCAATCAGTCGCCGGTCCCTGGAACGGCGGTTCCAGCAATCGCTTCACCGCACGATGGGCGATGAGATCTCGCGAGTCCACTTGGAGCGTGCCAAGTTGCTGCTGGCGACGACCGATATGCCGATTCCAGCGGTCGCCGATGCCTCGGGGTACGGCTCGCCAGAGTACTTCGCCCGGGTGATGAAACGCGATACCGGTCTCACCCCGCGACAATATCGTGGACAACATCAGGGCCGCTAG
- a CDS encoding BlaI/MecI/CopY family transcriptional regulator, producing the protein MPDKPEVSMLTAPEAEVMNVLWSVHEATVSDVVERLPRELAYTTVMTTLRILEDKGVVEKRGKRGRAFVYVPAIEKSQVTGSMTHEIANRLFGGSVKSLMLNLISDSKVDSEDLAEIKQMIEQLENQK; encoded by the coding sequence ATGCCTGATAAACCCGAAGTTTCCATGCTGACTGCTCCAGAAGCAGAAGTAATGAATGTGCTGTGGTCGGTCCACGAGGCAACCGTCTCTGATGTGGTAGAGCGATTGCCCCGCGAACTGGCTTACACCACGGTGATGACGACCCTCCGCATCCTGGAAGATAAAGGAGTGGTCGAGAAGCGTGGCAAGCGTGGACGAGCTTTCGTCTACGTGCCGGCAATCGAAAAATCGCAAGTCACCGGTTCGATGACTCACGAAATTGCCAACCGCTTGTTCGGAGGCTCCGTCAAGTCGCTCATGCTGAATCTCATCAGCGATTCGAAAGTCGACTCGGAAGATCTGGCCGAAATCAAGCAGATGATTGAACAACTGGAGAACCAAAAATGA
- a CDS encoding phosphatase PAP2 family protein, which yields MLELRLKSRFHYIAWLWVAVLAIPTSCGCIAPSSPRQEPIQLLAVADEQHVRSGETVDNTPSKLFAPPPMEEPTTAPVIAGVPVDLELEPTSNACSESIPQTALFGKLLQDQQQFYSSDSLLMLGSGFAAGSIVANTSLDGAIQRHFRTSVLGAESDEWYHTFHASKELGNGMYTLPVFASAWITAELFPDSELAATMGQWGGRSLRGFAVGAPPVIGLQLLTGGSRPYESPHGSLWKPFNDNNGVSGHSFMGSLPFITAAKMADTRTEKLLWYSASLLAPLSRANDNDHYPSQVALGWWMAYLAATAVEHSDNASQGWTISPYATKESTGLMTEVRF from the coding sequence TTGCTTGAGCTCCGACTGAAATCTCGATTCCACTACATTGCCTGGCTATGGGTTGCAGTACTTGCGATCCCAACCAGTTGCGGATGCATTGCCCCGTCGAGCCCTCGACAAGAGCCTATTCAACTGCTCGCGGTTGCCGACGAGCAGCACGTTCGCTCTGGCGAGACAGTCGACAACACCCCCAGCAAACTGTTTGCTCCCCCACCCATGGAGGAGCCCACGACCGCCCCGGTGATCGCTGGCGTGCCTGTCGACCTCGAACTAGAACCAACAAGCAATGCTTGCAGCGAATCCATCCCGCAAACCGCTCTTTTCGGCAAGCTACTGCAAGACCAACAACAGTTCTACTCCTCTGACTCGCTCTTGATGCTCGGATCTGGTTTTGCCGCAGGAAGTATTGTTGCTAACACTTCGCTTGACGGTGCCATCCAACGTCATTTTCGCACGAGTGTGCTGGGAGCCGAATCGGACGAATGGTATCACACTTTCCACGCGAGTAAGGAACTCGGCAATGGCATGTATACCTTGCCGGTGTTCGCGAGTGCCTGGATCACTGCCGAACTGTTTCCCGACTCGGAACTGGCGGCAACCATGGGACAATGGGGAGGACGCTCACTCCGCGGCTTTGCCGTGGGTGCCCCTCCAGTGATCGGCTTGCAATTGCTCACCGGCGGCTCCCGCCCCTACGAGTCGCCGCACGGCTCGCTATGGAAGCCATTCAACGACAACAACGGGGTGAGCGGGCATAGCTTTATGGGGTCGCTCCCCTTTATTACCGCGGCCAAGATGGCGGACACGCGCACGGAGAAGCTGCTATGGTACTCGGCTTCGCTGCTCGCACCGCTATCCAGGGCGAACGACAACGATCATTACCCGTCGCAAGTAGCACTAGGCTGGTGGATGGCCTATCTGGCGGCAACCGCGGTGGAGCACTCTGATAACGCGTCGCAAGGCTGGACCATCTCTCCGTATGCCACCAAAGAATCCACCGGCTTGATGACCGAAGTGCGATTCTAA
- a CDS encoding IS630 family transposase has product MRLSENMEVAMKVAGHLPLAELKRLERVEKNVNRSKRLRILILGHEGWTAPAVAAAVGLSRRACQEWVARYNRHGLAGLDDHRGGSLNLPLTADQEQTFRERLAAGPTSEDLVCSLRGKDFQRILAEEFGVRRSLPAVYWLLHRLGYSYLRPRPRHRKADPEKIEAFKREWPERIKEIAAEHPHKQLRVYFQDESRFGQQGTNTNLWAERGSRPTAVRQTEYEYLWVIGAVCPETGHAEGLLSPQLNTKIINSFLESFSETIPEGEHAVMIWDGAGFHTSKAIQVPENVSLVQLPPYSPELNPIENLWHYLKSHFWSNRAYDDYDDLEEAAMTAWRTAVLNEELIKTVCAAPYVDGGSNAQV; this is encoded by the coding sequence ATGCGACTTTCCGAGAACATGGAGGTCGCGATGAAAGTGGCGGGGCATCTTCCGCTTGCGGAGTTAAAGCGATTGGAGCGTGTGGAGAAGAACGTCAATCGCTCCAAGCGGTTGCGGATTCTGATCTTAGGTCACGAGGGCTGGACGGCCCCCGCTGTGGCAGCCGCTGTTGGGCTATCGCGACGGGCGTGCCAGGAGTGGGTCGCCCGATACAATCGACACGGGCTGGCGGGGCTGGACGACCACCGCGGTGGGTCGTTGAACCTGCCACTCACAGCCGACCAAGAGCAGACGTTTCGTGAGCGTCTCGCGGCAGGGCCAACGAGCGAAGACCTTGTCTGCTCGTTGCGGGGCAAGGACTTCCAACGCATCTTGGCCGAGGAGTTCGGCGTGAGGCGGTCGTTGCCTGCGGTGTACTGGCTGCTACACCGATTGGGCTACAGCTACCTGCGTCCCAGGCCGCGTCATCGCAAAGCAGACCCTGAAAAGATCGAGGCGTTCAAGCGGGAGTGGCCTGAGCGAATCAAGGAGATCGCCGCGGAGCATCCCCATAAACAGCTGCGGGTCTACTTCCAGGACGAATCACGGTTCGGACAGCAGGGGACCAACACCAACCTGTGGGCCGAGCGGGGCTCCCGACCGACCGCCGTCCGTCAAACCGAATACGAATACTTGTGGGTGATTGGGGCGGTCTGCCCGGAAACCGGACACGCCGAGGGCCTGCTGAGCCCGCAACTGAACACGAAGATCATTAACTCGTTCTTGGAATCGTTCTCCGAAACGATCCCCGAGGGCGAGCACGCCGTGATGATCTGGGATGGCGCCGGCTTCCACACCAGCAAGGCAATTCAGGTCCCAGAAAACGTGTCGCTGGTGCAACTGCCGCCCTACAGCCCTGAACTTAACCCAATCGAAAACCTCTGGCATTACCTCAAAAGCCACTTCTGGAGCAACCGGGCCTACGACGACTACGATGACTTGGAAGAAGCGGCCATGACCGCATGGCGGACCGCCGTGCTCAACGAAGAACTCATCAAAACCGTCTGTGCCGCCCCGTATGTTGATGGCGGCTCAAACGCGCAGGTTTAA
- a CDS encoding DUF1559 domain-containing protein has translation MHSQRPTWLTRGHGFTVAELLVVIAIMGILLALLLPAVMVARETARRATCCSRLRELGLATHGYYERHRKLPAAWQSNPATPQLLQGWATLLLTDIGEPNVAELLNRTPTFSNELASHSIPLLLCPSDIVEPTFELRSGKHEIEHAAYYTDSSTDIEPDELLQVLPTANYVGVFGTLEADEQSPEEGEPAAPPSDGSIVHDRRVRFKDLERGTSQTLLIGERTMAMVPSTWLGVDIAGEDAECRLVGSAMTTPNCEWCDECEFSSRHNGGANFLWADGHVELMEDNVETALYQEYSQRFAR, from the coding sequence ATGCACTCACAGCGTCCAACCTGGTTAACCCGCGGGCATGGTTTCACCGTGGCCGAACTGCTGGTGGTGATCGCCATCATGGGAATCCTGCTAGCACTACTGCTCCCAGCGGTAATGGTTGCTCGCGAAACCGCCCGCCGGGCGACCTGCTGTAGTCGTCTTCGCGAACTCGGGCTGGCAACGCATGGCTACTACGAACGCCATCGCAAGCTCCCCGCAGCCTGGCAAAGCAATCCTGCGACCCCTCAACTATTACAGGGATGGGCCACTCTATTGCTAACCGATATCGGCGAACCCAACGTAGCCGAATTGCTTAATCGGACACCTACTTTCAGCAATGAACTAGCCAGTCACAGCATTCCGCTGCTGCTCTGTCCTTCCGACATCGTGGAACCGACCTTCGAACTTCGCTCGGGCAAGCACGAAATAGAGCATGCGGCCTATTACACTGACTCCTCGACCGACATAGAGCCGGACGAACTCCTGCAGGTGTTGCCGACGGCCAACTACGTTGGCGTGTTCGGCACCCTTGAAGCCGACGAACAAAGCCCCGAAGAGGGGGAGCCCGCTGCCCCACCGAGCGATGGATCGATCGTCCACGACCGGCGAGTTCGCTTCAAGGACCTTGAGCGTGGCACGAGCCAAACCCTCCTCATCGGTGAACGGACCATGGCCATGGTGCCTTCCACCTGGCTGGGTGTCGACATCGCTGGAGAAGATGCCGAATGCCGCCTGGTCGGCTCAGCGATGACAACCCCCAACTGCGAGTGGTGCGACGAATGCGAATTCAGTAGTCGCCACAACGGAGGTGCGAATTTTTTGTGGGCCGATGGACATGTTGAACTCATGGAAGACAACGTCGAGACCGCTCTGTATCAAGAGTACTCTCAACGCTTTGCTCGGTAG
- a CDS encoding M56 family metallopeptidase has translation MNGLQWFQVILSLVIQLTIVLGLAWGLERWTSSVLVKARVWSACFVSLLLMLMIGLLLPRLEWLHPWSSLGPTQLLAVATTEFVLGKCLLAIWLCGVGVMLTRWAIQFVRVRAFIRGCPEYSAEMNTRLKQHIPTEMAAPHHDQLLFLECPEELGPFCYQFHRPLIFLPPSLAHGNSTELEHVLRHELTHLDTQHPMQQFAQKLAQVLFWFHPLVWISGRRCSLVREFVCDEAASSDAESTASYLRTLLRLVENQTKSPAGGLMFGRSQSELKLRARRLVLEQRTPPYSGYWAPALVLLGAMIAAQVWLPTNPLSPHHSQYSPWPTWTASVAHAFGVSLKDFETFDRDLRVDELIEAQESP, from the coding sequence ATGAATGGTCTTCAGTGGTTCCAAGTGATTCTGTCGCTTGTCATTCAACTTACCATCGTACTTGGCCTGGCATGGGGTCTGGAACGCTGGACCAGTAGTGTGTTAGTCAAAGCCCGGGTATGGAGCGCTTGCTTCGTCAGCTTGCTGTTGATGCTGATGATCGGGTTGCTTCTACCGCGACTCGAGTGGCTGCATCCCTGGTCGTCGCTCGGGCCGACACAATTGCTGGCGGTAGCCACCACCGAGTTTGTTCTCGGCAAGTGCCTGCTCGCGATCTGGCTGTGTGGGGTGGGAGTGATGCTTACGAGATGGGCCATCCAGTTTGTTCGCGTCCGAGCGTTCATTCGAGGTTGCCCTGAATACTCGGCGGAAATGAACACTCGCTTGAAGCAGCATATCCCCACCGAAATGGCCGCGCCGCATCACGACCAGTTGCTGTTTCTCGAATGCCCCGAGGAACTTGGACCATTTTGCTACCAATTCCATCGCCCGCTGATCTTCCTGCCGCCATCGTTGGCGCATGGCAACTCGACCGAACTGGAACATGTGCTTCGACACGAACTAACCCATCTCGATACGCAGCACCCGATGCAGCAATTCGCTCAGAAGTTGGCGCAAGTCCTCTTCTGGTTCCATCCGTTGGTATGGATCAGTGGCCGGCGTTGCTCGCTGGTTCGCGAGTTTGTTTGCGACGAAGCCGCCAGCAGCGATGCGGAATCGACCGCTTCGTACCTTCGCACCCTGCTCCGCTTGGTGGAAAACCAAACCAAGTCGCCTGCCGGCGGGCTTATGTTTGGCCGCAGCCAGAGCGAACTAAAGTTGCGAGCACGTCGACTGGTACTCGAACAACGCACCCCACCCTACAGCGGCTATTGGGCTCCCGCGTTGGTACTGCTCGGTGCCATGATCGCTGCCCAAGTATGGCTGCCCACGAACCCCCTCTCTCCACACCATTCCCAGTATTCGCCCTGGCCTACTTGGACGGCTTCCGTGGCCCATGCTTTTGGTGTGTCTCTCAAGGATTTCGAGACCTTCGATCGCGATCTGAGAGTGGATGAATTAATCGAAGCGCAAGAATCACCCTAG
- a CDS encoding glycoside hydrolase family 30 beta sandwich domain-containing protein has product MELCSLIEQVSVRCALRNDLASKHWWMWFIGGWLVVMSIGPAQAKYPVLRPMRENPAPTTGRYVVHVDQPQQLVWGMGFEIQCDSIRSGNQGLPEERTSVPRDLVPEERDRLANEMLSGFRYCRLAGGLYWRGTDDDQKVLKPRWPNQLEELQALLDNAGVEGLSFEYWTPPPFWKANRNYVDTQDGKNILRCYGRQFANDPVYHGDVKRFLRDFADARVQDIQTLKNAGFRIDQWGLSNEPWVNNAYSTCYYTKEQYGEVFKAVAPAIRDHDPSIKIIADTMYGSPQYIAPVMRTEYAKYVDALVVHAIGEDSAIVPKIVRETRNSISQPLPLYQNEYEYLDGPATRDRCHNTVQNIMNWYQLAQSPTWYWIHALKPCTNSEASGYALGYWMPLDPSDSPPEEPRELAYAVARRCSDDHLLKGVSDPLIGTYCLTVPRGDGFQPASSYEFSVSKPCEVYLLAHERGGPLEIAGWEKTDYKTLWSYEERDAVYRRTVGPGVVRVPSHTGKLANGYYGVPHAVLVRAIDGVECPIAEDDLPIGASVELLEKFTPEEIVAELEPGHWTWNKYNWHSVVGFLKYMPWDSTVVKVTEEAFDHDMRILAFKRPDGKLVVVLSNRCWSDYQFQVDTQLPDAEFRGYRYTPDESGEGFMGVPVGAQQGPVLNATVPDLVWEFWVQQ; this is encoded by the coding sequence ATGGAGCTTTGCTCGTTGATTGAACAGGTGTCAGTTCGGTGCGCGTTGCGTAACGACCTGGCAAGCAAGCATTGGTGGATGTGGTTCATCGGAGGATGGCTGGTCGTCATGTCGATTGGACCGGCTCAAGCAAAGTATCCTGTATTGCGCCCGATGCGCGAAAATCCAGCCCCAACCACAGGGCGGTACGTGGTGCATGTCGACCAACCGCAGCAACTGGTCTGGGGCATGGGGTTCGAAATTCAGTGCGACTCGATCCGCTCCGGTAATCAAGGCTTGCCGGAGGAGAGGACCAGCGTACCCCGCGACTTGGTACCCGAGGAGCGAGACAGGTTGGCCAACGAGATGCTGAGTGGGTTTCGCTATTGTCGACTGGCGGGGGGGCTTTACTGGCGCGGAACTGACGACGATCAAAAGGTGTTAAAACCTCGCTGGCCTAACCAGCTTGAGGAGTTGCAAGCATTGCTCGATAACGCGGGTGTCGAGGGACTTTCGTTTGAGTACTGGACTCCACCACCATTTTGGAAGGCCAATCGCAATTATGTCGACACGCAAGATGGCAAGAACATCCTTCGCTGTTACGGGCGACAATTCGCGAACGACCCCGTCTACCACGGCGACGTCAAGCGTTTCCTGCGCGATTTTGCCGACGCGAGAGTGCAAGACATCCAAACGCTCAAGAATGCAGGCTTCCGCATCGATCAGTGGGGGCTGAGTAACGAACCTTGGGTGAACAACGCCTACTCAACTTGTTACTACACCAAAGAGCAGTACGGCGAGGTCTTCAAGGCGGTTGCTCCTGCCATTCGGGATCATGATCCATCGATCAAGATCATTGCCGACACGATGTATGGATCGCCGCAATACATTGCACCTGTCATGCGGACGGAGTACGCCAAGTATGTCGATGCGTTGGTGGTGCATGCAATTGGGGAAGACTCGGCAATTGTTCCTAAGATTGTACGTGAGACGCGAAACAGCATTTCGCAACCATTACCGCTTTATCAAAATGAGTATGAGTATCTGGATGGTCCGGCCACTCGCGATCGATGTCACAATACGGTGCAAAACATCATGAATTGGTACCAGTTGGCCCAATCGCCAACTTGGTATTGGATTCACGCACTGAAGCCTTGTACGAACTCCGAAGCGAGTGGTTACGCGTTGGGGTATTGGATGCCACTCGACCCGAGTGACTCACCGCCAGAGGAGCCACGAGAGTTGGCGTACGCCGTGGCCCGTCGGTGCAGCGATGACCACTTGCTCAAGGGTGTGTCGGATCCGTTAATTGGCACCTATTGCCTTACGGTTCCGCGGGGCGATGGGTTTCAACCCGCCAGCAGCTATGAGTTTTCGGTGAGCAAGCCTTGCGAAGTCTATCTACTCGCGCATGAGCGGGGAGGGCCTCTCGAAATCGCTGGGTGGGAGAAGACTGACTACAAAACGCTCTGGAGTTATGAGGAGCGAGATGCCGTCTATCGCCGAACCGTTGGGCCGGGCGTGGTGCGCGTTCCATCGCATACGGGCAAGCTGGCCAACGGATACTACGGGGTGCCTCACGCAGTGCTGGTGCGAGCCATTGATGGCGTGGAGTGTCCAATCGCCGAAGACGACTTACCAATAGGAGCATCGGTAGAGTTGCTGGAAAAGTTCACTCCCGAGGAAATCGTCGCCGAACTCGAGCCAGGGCACTGGACCTGGAACAAGTACAACTGGCACTCCGTGGTCGGTTTTCTAAAGTACATGCCATGGGATAGCACCGTGGTCAAAGTCACAGAAGAGGCGTTTGACCACGATATGCGGATTCTGGCCTTCAAGCGACCCGATGGAAAGCTAGTAGTAGTGCTCTCGAATCGATGCTGGAGCGACTATCAGTTCCAAGTCGACACACAGCTACCCGACGCGGAGTTTAGAGGGTATCGCTACACGCCCGACGAATCTGGCGAGGGATTCATGGGGGTGCCGGTGGGAGCACAGCAGGGCCCGGTGCTCAACGCGACCGTGCCCGATCTGGTGTGGGAGTTCTGGGTGCAGCAATGA
- a CDS encoding glycosyltransferase, producing the protein MSIEIHSATKSATEGSKATISLVLPAWNESEALPRAVEEADKALRSVADEYEILVVNDGSTDGTAECLENLASEYPALRAIHHEQNRGYGAALRTGFAAARCDLVMFTDADVQFDLSEVRRFVVLAEDYDIVCGYRIDRKDSPLRCFYSRGYNLLVRTLIGTSVRDIDCAFKMFRREKLQQLEITTDGFLVNTELLTGARQRGFSVVEVGVTHRPRCEGQSTVSVTHIPVVLTNLLRFWWNRIQFPNHPQSSSVRAASDPSQLRYRWMQYALLLVAAMLLLSTLSYPLIDRDETRYAEIPREMVVTGDWIVPQLNFETYYDKPPLLYWACAVSYTLFGVSAWSARLVPAVGGLATLATTMFFANRMFDRKVGFLTGLVLFLSVGFLGASRILVIDGLLTLCVAISLFAAYEAIREGTLNLGWWIMAAVAAGFAFLSKGPISLVLFLPPVFAYAWLTEGTHRVRLRDWLLFFTIVAGISAPWFVAVTQRVPDFAYQFFWLHNVERFGGAFHVKPIWFFIPVVLVGGHPWSFLALPCLNYLTTRKSEVQQLRPQVLGFLVMSAAWCFAFFSISSCKLPAYILPAAPALAMVIAKYLEVAVWQRPALPWTTYAVRWAPGLATLCSIATGIGFAVYGIMMGYASPITFFILLGIAAAVTLASYAWRGSRWQPMVSWSICSAATLLVGIFILHQSIPQYAVANSLFGPSSPWNQQLVIDDHLPIVTTGNEWSGVPFYLNRDDIKNYPTLSSADAIAKCNPKGQLLLISLKHKSQDSQPYVPAGFRVITEMSRGRAQLQILEQNTIARPVNTTSHTR; encoded by the coding sequence GTGAGTATCGAGATCCACTCCGCTACCAAGAGTGCAACCGAAGGTTCGAAAGCGACAATTTCGTTGGTGCTCCCCGCCTGGAACGAAAGCGAAGCCCTCCCACGTGCTGTGGAAGAAGCCGACAAGGCGCTGCGTTCGGTAGCAGACGAATACGAGATCCTAGTCGTCAACGATGGAAGCACCGACGGTACCGCTGAGTGCCTGGAGAACTTAGCAAGCGAATACCCAGCGTTGCGAGCGATTCATCACGAACAAAATCGCGGCTACGGTGCAGCCCTGCGGACCGGTTTCGCGGCCGCGCGTTGCGACTTAGTGATGTTCACCGACGCCGACGTGCAATTCGATCTCTCTGAAGTGCGGCGTTTTGTTGTACTGGCTGAGGACTACGATATCGTTTGCGGGTATCGCATCGATCGCAAAGACTCGCCGCTGCGGTGCTTTTACTCACGAGGATACAACCTGCTGGTCCGCACACTGATCGGAACCAGTGTGCGAGACATCGACTGCGCTTTCAAAATGTTCCGTCGTGAGAAACTGCAACAACTGGAAATCACCACCGACGGATTCTTGGTAAACACCGAACTACTCACCGGCGCCCGTCAGCGGGGGTTCTCGGTGGTCGAAGTCGGCGTCACCCACCGCCCGCGATGCGAGGGCCAGAGCACCGTATCGGTCACTCATATTCCCGTGGTGCTCACCAACTTGCTGCGATTCTGGTGGAATCGCATTCAGTTCCCAAACCACCCACAGTCGTCAAGCGTTCGTGCGGCCAGCGATCCATCACAGCTTCGTTATCGGTGGATGCAATACGCGTTGCTATTGGTGGCTGCGATGTTGCTGCTGAGCACGCTTTCCTATCCACTGATTGATCGCGACGAAACTCGTTACGCCGAAATTCCCCGCGAGATGGTCGTTACCGGCGACTGGATCGTGCCTCAGTTGAACTTCGAGACCTACTACGACAAGCCGCCGCTGCTCTACTGGGCGTGTGCGGTGAGTTACACGTTGTTCGGTGTCTCCGCCTGGTCGGCCCGGTTGGTTCCCGCCGTCGGCGGATTGGCCACCTTGGCAACGACCATGTTTTTTGCCAATCGCATGTTCGATCGGAAGGTAGGCTTCCTTACCGGCCTGGTGCTGTTTCTGTCGGTTGGCTTCCTCGGCGCCAGCCGTATTCTGGTGATCGACGGACTGCTCACCCTTTGCGTGGCCATTTCGCTGTTCGCAGCGTACGAAGCCATTCGTGAAGGAACTCTGAATCTCGGCTGGTGGATTATGGCGGCGGTCGCTGCGGGATTCGCCTTTCTTTCGAAGGGACCGATTTCGCTAGTGCTATTCCTACCGCCGGTGTTTGCCTATGCCTGGCTTACCGAAGGTACTCACCGAGTTCGCCTTCGCGACTGGTTGCTCTTCTTCACGATTGTAGCCGGTATTAGTGCTCCCTGGTTTGTTGCTGTAACCCAACGAGTGCCTGACTTCGCTTATCAGTTCTTCTGGCTACATAACGTCGAGCGATTCGGTGGTGCGTTCCATGTGAAGCCGATCTGGTTCTTTATTCCCGTGGTGCTAGTCGGTGGGCATCCTTGGTCGTTCCTCGCTTTGCCCTGCCTGAATTATCTGACCACGAGAAAGTCCGAAGTACAGCAACTACGCCCTCAAGTGCTCGGCTTCCTGGTCATGTCAGCCGCCTGGTGCTTTGCGTTTTTCTCGATTTCGAGCTGCAAGCTGCCTGCCTATATCCTTCCCGCCGCGCCAGCGTTGGCCATGGTGATTGCCAAATACCTAGAAGTCGCCGTGTGGCAGCGTCCCGCTTTGCCTTGGACCACCTATGCAGTTCGCTGGGCGCCGGGGCTGGCGACGCTGTGCTCGATTGCCACCGGCATCGGCTTTGCGGTGTATGGAATCATGATGGGTTACGCGTCGCCAATCACCTTCTTCATCCTGCTGGGGATCGCTGCTGCAGTAACTCTCGCCAGCTACGCTTGGCGCGGCAGCCGCTGGCAACCAATGGTCAGCTGGAGTATCTGCTCTGCTGCTACGCTGCTGGTAGGTATTTTCATACTGCATCAATCGATTCCTCAATACGCGGTTGCCAACAGTCTGTTTGGCCCCAGTTCGCCTTGGAACCAGCAACTGGTGATCGACGATCACCTTCCGATTGTCACCACAGGTAACGAATGGTCGGGCGTGCCGTTTTATCTCAACAGGGACGACATCAAGAACTATCCCACCTTGAGTTCAGCCGACGCGATTGCAAAGTGCAATCCTAAGGGGCAATTGCTGCTGATCTCCTTGAAACACAAGTCACAAGACTCACAGCCATACGTTCCAGCAGGTTTTCGAGTGATTACCGAGATGAGTCGAGGCCGCGCTCAGCTTCAGATTCTCGAGCAAAATACGATTGCCAGGCCGGTGAATACCACCTCGCACACACGCTAG